A genomic segment from Juglans regia cultivar Chandler chromosome 14, Walnut 2.0, whole genome shotgun sequence encodes:
- the LOC108982623 gene encoding ankyrin repeat-containing protein NPR4-like, with translation MDMCLVSDQEERIPLHLAAMRGHVEVIKELLIAHPGSISRVNLYGDNVLHLCVRYNCLDALKLLVESVNDKDFVNSKDNDGNSILHLAVMLGQTKTIKYLLSIPELKRKANAKNRIGNMTALDVSETCHRDFKCIQIQDIPKAAGVRRSKDLNSPLLPALNDEEAQSARPIIEEQPADLSRFRKWWRYFYLCRWVKHLQSQSNWIDETRGTLMLVATVIATMTFQSGINPPGGVWQQD, from the exons ATGGATATGTGCTTAGTTTCTGATCAAGAGGAGAGAATTCCTCTCCACTTAGCCGCAATGAGAGGACACGTAGAGGTGATAAAAGAATTGCTTATTGCCCATCCAGGCTCAATCTCTCGGGTGAATCTGTATGGAGACAATGTTTTACATTTGTGTGTTCGGTATAATTGTTTGGACGCTCTGAAATTATTGGTGGAATCCGTAAATGATAAAGATTTCGTCAACTCCAAAGACAATGATGGTAATTCCATATTGCATTTAGCTGTGATGCTCGGGCAAACGAAG ACCATAAAATACTTGCTTTCGATAccagaattaaaaagaaaggcCAATGCCAAAAATAGGATTGGCAACATGACAGCTTTGGATGTCTCAGAGACTTGTCATAGAGATTTCAAATGTATTCAAATCCAAGACATTCCAAAAGCAGCAGGTGTTAGAAGATCCAAGGATCTAAACTCTCCTCTACTTCCAGCATTAAATGATGAGGAAGCACAATCAGCTCGACCCATTATTGAAGAACAGCCGGCTGATCTATCGAGGTTTAGGAAATGGTGGAGATACTTTTATTTGTGTCGATGGGTTAAACATTTGCAGAGTCAGAGCAATTGGATCGATGAGACACGTGGCACATTGATGTTGGT
- the LOC118344585 gene encoding ankyrin repeat-containing protein BDA1-like: protein MDKSNHDIEEDNVAALYEASHKGCESTMISLMQRDALILNKISLTSFTDTPLHIAVLHGHLEFTAAVLRKKPNLAARKDSRGRTALHLASAEGHAEIVRELLQADTDVCLARDQDGRIPLHLAVMRGHIEVIEKLLNSKPNSILEDLDGASVLHLCVKYNCLDALKVLVESADDNGYSLNSKDNDGNSILHLAVMLGQTEAIKYLLSVLKIKGEANAINRIGNNALDVLELGHRDFKSLKIQDMLMAAGVRRSKDLNSPNLLPTTQREPAAQSSWFKKLWAYFCLCGWFKHFKRHPSDMIVEARGTLMLVATVIATVTFQTGINPPGGVWQNDGKYNNRNCTTGSAVLSDIDPDGYKALLYFNTTSLVAALSVVLLATIGIPKRSKLFVWLLTLAMLIAVTFMLFTYFCATLLVTSGAVLEKIGGTSLLLIFGIWIVVLLIAGLVLIYRLFVLMVKYLLKCILCLTMRPPTN, encoded by the exons ATGGACAAAAGTAATCATGATATTGAAGAAGATAACGTAGCTGCACTCTATGAAGCTTCACATAAAGGGTGTGAAAGCACTATGATCTCGTTGATGCAAAGGGACGCTCTCAttcttaacaaaatttcattgacGTCCTTCACCGACACGCCCTTACATATAGCAGTTCTGCATGGTCACCTAGAATTCACTGCAGCTGTACTCAGGAAGAAACCTAATCTCGCCGCCCGGAAGGACTCGAGGGGTCGAACTGCCCTTCACTTAGCTTCCGCGGAGGGCCACGCCGAGATTGTGAGAGAATTGCTGCAAGCAGATACAGATGTTTGCCTGGCTCGTGATCAAGATGGGAGAATTCCTCTCCACTTAGCCGTGATGAGAGGACACATAGAGGTAATAGAAAAGTTGCTTAATTCCAAACCGAACTCGATCTTGGAGGATCTCGATGGAGCTAGTGTTTTGCACTTGTGTGTTAAATATAACTGTTTGGATGCTCTAAAAGTGCTAGTGGAATCTGCTGATGACAATGGATATTCCCTCAACTCCAAAGACAATGATGGTAACTCCATATTGCATTTAGCTGTGATGCTCGGGCAAACGGAG GCAATAAAATACTTGCTTTCAGTATTAAAAATCAAAGGAGAGGCCAATGCCATAAATAGGATTGGTAACAACGCTTTGGATGTCTTAGAGTTAGGCCATAGAGATTTTAAATCTCTCAAAATCCAAGACATGCTAATGGCAGCTGGTGTTCGAAGATCCAAGGATCTAAATTCTCCTAATCTACTACCAACAACACAGCGTGAACCAGCTGCTCAATCAAGCTGGTTTAAGAAATTGTGGGCATACTTTTGTTTGTGCGGATGGTTTAAGCATTTTAAGCGTCACCCATCAGATATGATTGTGGAGGCACGTGGCACATTGATGTTGGTGGCCACTGTAATTGCAACCGTTACTTTCCAAACTGGGATCAACCCTCCAGGTGGTGTTTGGcaaaatgatggaaaatataataatcGGAATTGTACGACGGGCTCTGCGGTGTTATCTGATATCGACCCAGATGGTTACAAAGCCCTTTTGTATTTCAACACCACCTCTCTTGTTGCAGCTCTGAGCGTCGTACTTTTGGCCACCATTGGAATTCCTAAGAGAAGCAAACTTTTTGTATGGCTTTTGACTTTAGCCATGCTTATTgcagtcacgttcatgctattcACCTATTTTTGTGCTACGCTTTTGGTGACCTCGGGTGCTGTTTTAGAAAAAATCGGCGGGACTTcccttttattaatatttgggatttggatTGTAGTGCTTCTGATTGCTGGTTTGGTTCTCATATATCGCCTGTTCGTTTTGATGGTGAAGTATTTACTCAAGTGCATACTCTGTTTGACAATGAGGCCGCCAACAAATTAA
- the LOC109017097 gene encoding protein FAR1-RELATED SEQUENCE 2-like isoform X3: MEIDLELPSCKQEKLGIGSNAYIDDVDGAVGVQVEEHDVNSRTPSEHVEEVHGLIASGSAISFCNEDDFNSVGMTAVNKGANNEPHSGLEFESKEAAYSFYREYARSVGFGITIKASRRSKKSGKFIDIKIACSRFGSKRASSTTVQARPCIKTDCKAGMHIKRMADGKWIVHSFIKEHNHEICHYDFYNSVRGHNKQSDVVACQKKGLQLALDEGDVQVMLDIFMHMQDANPNFFYAIDLDHEKRLRSVFWVDSKGRHDYSSFCDVVFFDTFYVRNKYKVPFVPIIGVNHHFQYILLGCALIGEMNTPTYVWLMRTWLKAVGSQAPTVIITDHDKFLKEAVADAFPDSRHSFCLWHILTRIPENLGTILNENEKFMEKFNKCIYQSWTDEHFEKRWWKMVDKFELKKDEWFHSLYEDRNKYICQETTFKEFVEQYKTFLEDRYEMEIEADFEKHDKQPTLRSLSTFEKQMLRVYTDAIFKKFEAEVLGVVSCRLQKESEDEGTMIFRVDDFEEHRNFIVAWNEAEVDICCLCRSFEYRGFLCRHALLVLQRSGVTNIPSKYILKRWTKDAKVRQTSSQISNGLHYRVQRFNHLCKRATRLVEEGSLSEETYHIAFQALEEVLKHCVGANNSVRSVSEPNTMAIHRFLDVDEENHNSSMAKLSKKKKSYKKRKGQSKPEGITIGLQESCQQMEQMNSRPHNLDNCYIPQQEVQGVELSSRAPTLDGYFDAQQSIHALGQLNSSSPLRDDFYGNQQCIQGMGQLHSVAARLGQYGTQQSMQGLLHGQLSYKAPAIHGCFDIQDNLQDMEHSIGSSQFLNNAPKHLHNKQLSRQLER; encoded by the exons ATGGAGATAGATCTTGAACTGCCATCGTGCAAACAGGAGAAATTAGGCATTGGATCAAATGCATATATCGATGATGTGGATGGTGCAGTTGGAGTGCAAGTTGAGGAACATGATGTAAATTCTCGTACACCGAGTGAACACGTTGAGGAAGTCCATGGGCTGATTGCTAGTGGAAGTGCTATCAGTTTTTGTAATGAGGATGATTTTAACTCTGTTGGGATGACTGCTGTTAATAAAGGGGCCAATAATGAACCCCATAGTGGATTAGAATTTGAGTCAAAGGAGGCTGCATATTCTTTCTACAGGGAATATGCTAGGTCTGTGGGATTTGGCATCACCATAAAAGCCAGTCGACGCTCAAAAAAATCAGGAAagtttattgatataaaaattgcATGTTCAAGGTTTGGAAGCAAGCGTGCCTCTAGTACCACTGTGCAAGCACGGCCATGTATAAAGACAGATTGCAAGGCAGGCATGCATATCAAGAGGATGGCTGATGGAAAATGGATTGTGCATAGTTTTATCAAGGAGCATAACCATGAGATTTGTCACTATGACTTTTATAATTCTGTCAGGGGGCATAACAAGCAATCTGATGTTGTTGCTTGTCAAAAAAAGGGTTTGCAGTTGGCTTTAGATGAGGGAGATGTACAAGTGATGCTTGATATTTTCATGCATATGCAGGATGCCAATCCCAACTTCTTTTATGCAATAGACTTGGACCATGAAAAGCGTTTGAGAAGTGTGTTCTGGGTTGATTCAAAGGGTAGGCATGATTACAGCAGTTTCTGTGATGTAGTCTTCTTTGATACATTTTATGTTAGAAACAAATATAAAGTTCCTTTTGTTCCTATTATTGGAGTTAACCATCACTTCCAGTACATTTTGCTGGGATGCGCATTGATTGGTGAGATGAATACACCAACTTATGTTTGGTTAATGCGGACATGGCTCAAAGCAGTAGGTAGCCAAGCTCCAACAGTAATAATCACTGATCATGACAAGTTCTTGAAAGAAGCTGTTGCAGATGCATTCCCTGACTCACGCCATTCCTTTTGTCTATGGCATATATTGACGAGGATTCCTGAAAATTTGGGCACTATCCTAAATGAGAATGAAAAGTTTATGGAAAAGTTCAATAAATGCATTTACCAGTCTTGGACGGATgaacattttgaaaaaagatggTGGAAAATGGTAGATAAATTTGAACTGAAGAAGGATGAATGGTTCCACTCGTTGTATGAAGATCGTAATAA GTACATATGTCAGGAGACAACATTCAAGGAGTTTGTGGAGCAGTATAAAACATTTCTGGAAGACAGATACGAAATGGAAATTGAAGCTGATTTTGAAAAACATGACAAACAACCCACTTTAAGATCCCTCTCAACTTTTGAGAAACAAATGTTGAGAGTTTATACTGACGctatatttaagaaatttgagGCTGAGGTTTTAGGAGTAGTTTCTTGTCGTCTGCAAAAGGAAAGTGAAGATGAAGGAACTATGATATTTCGAGTGGATGATTTTGAAGAACACAGAAATTTCATTGTTGCTTGGAATGAAGCAGAGGTGGATATATGTTGTTTATGTCGTTCATTTGAATACAGGGGCTTTCTATGTAGACATGCACTTCTTGTTCTTCAAAGGTCTGGTGTTACCAACATCCCatccaaatatattttgaagCGCTGGACCAAGGATGCAAAGGTCCGGCAAACTAGTAGTCAAATATCTAATGGGCTTCACTACAGGGTTCAACGTTTCAATCATCTGTGTAAACGTGCCACTAGATTGGTTGAAGAAGGGTCTTTATCTGAAGAAACATACCATATAGCATTCCAAGCATTAGAAGAAGTACTGAAACACTGTGTGGGCGCAAACAACTCTGTCAGGAGTGTTTCAGAGCCCAACACAATGGCAATTCATCGTTTTCTTGATGTTGATGAAGAGAATCATAACAGCAGCATGGCCAAGttatctaaaaaaaagaaaagctataaaaaaagaaag GGACAGTCCAAGCCAGAAGGAATAACGATTGGGTTGCAAGAGAGCTGCCAGCAGATG GAGCAGATGAACTCAAGACCACACAACCTGGATAATTGTTACATACCTCAACAGGAGGTGCAAGGGGTG GAACTGAGTTCTAGAGCTCCTACACTTGATGGATATTTCGATGCTCAACAAAGTATACATGCTCTG GGACAGTTGAACTCGAGTTCTCCTCTACGTGATGATTTTTATGGCAATCAACAGTGTATACAGGGGATG GGACAGCTGCATTCGGTAGCGGCACGTCTTGGTCAATATGGCACTCAACAGAGCATGCAAGGACTG TTGCACGGTCAGCTTAGTTACAAAGCACCAGCCATACATGGGTGTTTTGACATTCAGGACAATCTGCAAGATATG GAACATTCAATTGGCTCCTCACAGTTTCTCAATAATGCACCAAAGCATCTACATAATAAGCAGCTTTCTCGGCAGTTGGAAAGATAG
- the LOC109017097 gene encoding protein FAR1-RELATED SEQUENCE 2-like isoform X2 produces the protein MEIDLELPSCKQEKLGIGSNAYIDDVDGAVGVQVEEHDVNSRTPSEHVEEVHGLIASGSAISFCNEDDFNSVGMTAVNKGANNEPHSGLEFESKEAAYSFYREYARSVGFGITIKASRRSKKSGKFIDIKIACSRFGSKRASSTTVQARPCIKTDCKAGMHIKRMADGKWIVHSFIKEHNHEICHYDFYNSVRGHNKQSDVVACQKKGLQLALDEGDVQVMLDIFMHMQDANPNFFYAIDLDHEKRLRSVFWVDSKGRHDYSSFCDVVFFDTFYVRNKYKVPFVPIIGVNHHFQYILLGCALIGEMNTPTYVWLMRTWLKAVGSQAPTVIITDHDKFLKEAVADAFPDSRHSFCLWHILTRIPENLGTILNENEKFMEKFNKCIYQSWTDEHFEKRWWKMVDKFELKKDEWFHSLYEDRNKWVPTYLQNSFLAGLSTTERSESITSFFDRYICQETTFKEFVEQYKTFLEDRYEMEIEADFEKHDKQPTLRSLSTFEKQMLRVYTDAIFKKFEAEVLGVVSCRLQKESEDEGTMIFRVDDFEEHRNFIVAWNEAEVDICCLCRSFEYRGFLCRHALLVLQRSGVTNIPSKYILKRWTKDAKVRQTSSQISNGLHYRVQRFNHLCKRATRLVEEGSLSEETYHIAFQALEEVLKHCVGANNSVRSVSEPNTMAIHRFLDVDEENHNSSMAKLSKKKKSYKKRKGQSKPEGITIGLQESCQQMMNSRPHNLDNCYIPQQEVQGVELSSRAPTLDGYFDAQQSIHALGQLNSSSPLRDDFYGNQQCIQGMGQLHSVAARLGQYGTQQSMQGLLHGQLSYKAPAIHGCFDIQDNLQDMEHSIGSSQFLNNAPKHLHNKQLSRQLER, from the exons ATGGAGATAGATCTTGAACTGCCATCGTGCAAACAGGAGAAATTAGGCATTGGATCAAATGCATATATCGATGATGTGGATGGTGCAGTTGGAGTGCAAGTTGAGGAACATGATGTAAATTCTCGTACACCGAGTGAACACGTTGAGGAAGTCCATGGGCTGATTGCTAGTGGAAGTGCTATCAGTTTTTGTAATGAGGATGATTTTAACTCTGTTGGGATGACTGCTGTTAATAAAGGGGCCAATAATGAACCCCATAGTGGATTAGAATTTGAGTCAAAGGAGGCTGCATATTCTTTCTACAGGGAATATGCTAGGTCTGTGGGATTTGGCATCACCATAAAAGCCAGTCGACGCTCAAAAAAATCAGGAAagtttattgatataaaaattgcATGTTCAAGGTTTGGAAGCAAGCGTGCCTCTAGTACCACTGTGCAAGCACGGCCATGTATAAAGACAGATTGCAAGGCAGGCATGCATATCAAGAGGATGGCTGATGGAAAATGGATTGTGCATAGTTTTATCAAGGAGCATAACCATGAGATTTGTCACTATGACTTTTATAATTCTGTCAGGGGGCATAACAAGCAATCTGATGTTGTTGCTTGTCAAAAAAAGGGTTTGCAGTTGGCTTTAGATGAGGGAGATGTACAAGTGATGCTTGATATTTTCATGCATATGCAGGATGCCAATCCCAACTTCTTTTATGCAATAGACTTGGACCATGAAAAGCGTTTGAGAAGTGTGTTCTGGGTTGATTCAAAGGGTAGGCATGATTACAGCAGTTTCTGTGATGTAGTCTTCTTTGATACATTTTATGTTAGAAACAAATATAAAGTTCCTTTTGTTCCTATTATTGGAGTTAACCATCACTTCCAGTACATTTTGCTGGGATGCGCATTGATTGGTGAGATGAATACACCAACTTATGTTTGGTTAATGCGGACATGGCTCAAAGCAGTAGGTAGCCAAGCTCCAACAGTAATAATCACTGATCATGACAAGTTCTTGAAAGAAGCTGTTGCAGATGCATTCCCTGACTCACGCCATTCCTTTTGTCTATGGCATATATTGACGAGGATTCCTGAAAATTTGGGCACTATCCTAAATGAGAATGAAAAGTTTATGGAAAAGTTCAATAAATGCATTTACCAGTCTTGGACGGATgaacattttgaaaaaagatggTGGAAAATGGTAGATAAATTTGAACTGAAGAAGGATGAATGGTTCCACTCGTTGTATGAAGATCGTAATAAGTGGGTCCCAACTTACTtgcaaaattcatttttagCGGGACTTTCTACAACCGAAAGATCTGAAAGCATAACCTCGTTCTTTGACAGGTACATATGTCAGGAGACAACATTCAAGGAGTTTGTGGAGCAGTATAAAACATTTCTGGAAGACAGATACGAAATGGAAATTGAAGCTGATTTTGAAAAACATGACAAACAACCCACTTTAAGATCCCTCTCAACTTTTGAGAAACAAATGTTGAGAGTTTATACTGACGctatatttaagaaatttgagGCTGAGGTTTTAGGAGTAGTTTCTTGTCGTCTGCAAAAGGAAAGTGAAGATGAAGGAACTATGATATTTCGAGTGGATGATTTTGAAGAACACAGAAATTTCATTGTTGCTTGGAATGAAGCAGAGGTGGATATATGTTGTTTATGTCGTTCATTTGAATACAGGGGCTTTCTATGTAGACATGCACTTCTTGTTCTTCAAAGGTCTGGTGTTACCAACATCCCatccaaatatattttgaagCGCTGGACCAAGGATGCAAAGGTCCGGCAAACTAGTAGTCAAATATCTAATGGGCTTCACTACAGGGTTCAACGTTTCAATCATCTGTGTAAACGTGCCACTAGATTGGTTGAAGAAGGGTCTTTATCTGAAGAAACATACCATATAGCATTCCAAGCATTAGAAGAAGTACTGAAACACTGTGTGGGCGCAAACAACTCTGTCAGGAGTGTTTCAGAGCCCAACACAATGGCAATTCATCGTTTTCTTGATGTTGATGAAGAGAATCATAACAGCAGCATGGCCAAGttatctaaaaaaaagaaaagctataaaaaaagaaag GGACAGTCCAAGCCAGAAGGAATAACGATTGGGTTGCAAGAGAGCTGCCAGCAGATG ATGAACTCAAGACCACACAACCTGGATAATTGTTACATACCTCAACAGGAGGTGCAAGGGGTG GAACTGAGTTCTAGAGCTCCTACACTTGATGGATATTTCGATGCTCAACAAAGTATACATGCTCTG GGACAGTTGAACTCGAGTTCTCCTCTACGTGATGATTTTTATGGCAATCAACAGTGTATACAGGGGATG GGACAGCTGCATTCGGTAGCGGCACGTCTTGGTCAATATGGCACTCAACAGAGCATGCAAGGACTG TTGCACGGTCAGCTTAGTTACAAAGCACCAGCCATACATGGGTGTTTTGACATTCAGGACAATCTGCAAGATATG GAACATTCAATTGGCTCCTCACAGTTTCTCAATAATGCACCAAAGCATCTACATAATAAGCAGCTTTCTCGGCAGTTGGAAAGATAG
- the LOC109017097 gene encoding protein FAR1-RELATED SEQUENCE 2-like isoform X1 → MEIDLELPSCKQEKLGIGSNAYIDDVDGAVGVQVEEHDVNSRTPSEHVEEVHGLIASGSAISFCNEDDFNSVGMTAVNKGANNEPHSGLEFESKEAAYSFYREYARSVGFGITIKASRRSKKSGKFIDIKIACSRFGSKRASSTTVQARPCIKTDCKAGMHIKRMADGKWIVHSFIKEHNHEICHYDFYNSVRGHNKQSDVVACQKKGLQLALDEGDVQVMLDIFMHMQDANPNFFYAIDLDHEKRLRSVFWVDSKGRHDYSSFCDVVFFDTFYVRNKYKVPFVPIIGVNHHFQYILLGCALIGEMNTPTYVWLMRTWLKAVGSQAPTVIITDHDKFLKEAVADAFPDSRHSFCLWHILTRIPENLGTILNENEKFMEKFNKCIYQSWTDEHFEKRWWKMVDKFELKKDEWFHSLYEDRNKWVPTYLQNSFLAGLSTTERSESITSFFDRYICQETTFKEFVEQYKTFLEDRYEMEIEADFEKHDKQPTLRSLSTFEKQMLRVYTDAIFKKFEAEVLGVVSCRLQKESEDEGTMIFRVDDFEEHRNFIVAWNEAEVDICCLCRSFEYRGFLCRHALLVLQRSGVTNIPSKYILKRWTKDAKVRQTSSQISNGLHYRVQRFNHLCKRATRLVEEGSLSEETYHIAFQALEEVLKHCVGANNSVRSVSEPNTMAIHRFLDVDEENHNSSMAKLSKKKKSYKKRKGQSKPEGITIGLQESCQQMEQMNSRPHNLDNCYIPQQEVQGVELSSRAPTLDGYFDAQQSIHALGQLNSSSPLRDDFYGNQQCIQGMGQLHSVAARLGQYGTQQSMQGLLHGQLSYKAPAIHGCFDIQDNLQDMEHSIGSSQFLNNAPKHLHNKQLSRQLER, encoded by the exons ATGGAGATAGATCTTGAACTGCCATCGTGCAAACAGGAGAAATTAGGCATTGGATCAAATGCATATATCGATGATGTGGATGGTGCAGTTGGAGTGCAAGTTGAGGAACATGATGTAAATTCTCGTACACCGAGTGAACACGTTGAGGAAGTCCATGGGCTGATTGCTAGTGGAAGTGCTATCAGTTTTTGTAATGAGGATGATTTTAACTCTGTTGGGATGACTGCTGTTAATAAAGGGGCCAATAATGAACCCCATAGTGGATTAGAATTTGAGTCAAAGGAGGCTGCATATTCTTTCTACAGGGAATATGCTAGGTCTGTGGGATTTGGCATCACCATAAAAGCCAGTCGACGCTCAAAAAAATCAGGAAagtttattgatataaaaattgcATGTTCAAGGTTTGGAAGCAAGCGTGCCTCTAGTACCACTGTGCAAGCACGGCCATGTATAAAGACAGATTGCAAGGCAGGCATGCATATCAAGAGGATGGCTGATGGAAAATGGATTGTGCATAGTTTTATCAAGGAGCATAACCATGAGATTTGTCACTATGACTTTTATAATTCTGTCAGGGGGCATAACAAGCAATCTGATGTTGTTGCTTGTCAAAAAAAGGGTTTGCAGTTGGCTTTAGATGAGGGAGATGTACAAGTGATGCTTGATATTTTCATGCATATGCAGGATGCCAATCCCAACTTCTTTTATGCAATAGACTTGGACCATGAAAAGCGTTTGAGAAGTGTGTTCTGGGTTGATTCAAAGGGTAGGCATGATTACAGCAGTTTCTGTGATGTAGTCTTCTTTGATACATTTTATGTTAGAAACAAATATAAAGTTCCTTTTGTTCCTATTATTGGAGTTAACCATCACTTCCAGTACATTTTGCTGGGATGCGCATTGATTGGTGAGATGAATACACCAACTTATGTTTGGTTAATGCGGACATGGCTCAAAGCAGTAGGTAGCCAAGCTCCAACAGTAATAATCACTGATCATGACAAGTTCTTGAAAGAAGCTGTTGCAGATGCATTCCCTGACTCACGCCATTCCTTTTGTCTATGGCATATATTGACGAGGATTCCTGAAAATTTGGGCACTATCCTAAATGAGAATGAAAAGTTTATGGAAAAGTTCAATAAATGCATTTACCAGTCTTGGACGGATgaacattttgaaaaaagatggTGGAAAATGGTAGATAAATTTGAACTGAAGAAGGATGAATGGTTCCACTCGTTGTATGAAGATCGTAATAAGTGGGTCCCAACTTACTtgcaaaattcatttttagCGGGACTTTCTACAACCGAAAGATCTGAAAGCATAACCTCGTTCTTTGACAGGTACATATGTCAGGAGACAACATTCAAGGAGTTTGTGGAGCAGTATAAAACATTTCTGGAAGACAGATACGAAATGGAAATTGAAGCTGATTTTGAAAAACATGACAAACAACCCACTTTAAGATCCCTCTCAACTTTTGAGAAACAAATGTTGAGAGTTTATACTGACGctatatttaagaaatttgagGCTGAGGTTTTAGGAGTAGTTTCTTGTCGTCTGCAAAAGGAAAGTGAAGATGAAGGAACTATGATATTTCGAGTGGATGATTTTGAAGAACACAGAAATTTCATTGTTGCTTGGAATGAAGCAGAGGTGGATATATGTTGTTTATGTCGTTCATTTGAATACAGGGGCTTTCTATGTAGACATGCACTTCTTGTTCTTCAAAGGTCTGGTGTTACCAACATCCCatccaaatatattttgaagCGCTGGACCAAGGATGCAAAGGTCCGGCAAACTAGTAGTCAAATATCTAATGGGCTTCACTACAGGGTTCAACGTTTCAATCATCTGTGTAAACGTGCCACTAGATTGGTTGAAGAAGGGTCTTTATCTGAAGAAACATACCATATAGCATTCCAAGCATTAGAAGAAGTACTGAAACACTGTGTGGGCGCAAACAACTCTGTCAGGAGTGTTTCAGAGCCCAACACAATGGCAATTCATCGTTTTCTTGATGTTGATGAAGAGAATCATAACAGCAGCATGGCCAAGttatctaaaaaaaagaaaagctataaaaaaagaaag GGACAGTCCAAGCCAGAAGGAATAACGATTGGGTTGCAAGAGAGCTGCCAGCAGATG GAGCAGATGAACTCAAGACCACACAACCTGGATAATTGTTACATACCTCAACAGGAGGTGCAAGGGGTG GAACTGAGTTCTAGAGCTCCTACACTTGATGGATATTTCGATGCTCAACAAAGTATACATGCTCTG GGACAGTTGAACTCGAGTTCTCCTCTACGTGATGATTTTTATGGCAATCAACAGTGTATACAGGGGATG GGACAGCTGCATTCGGTAGCGGCACGTCTTGGTCAATATGGCACTCAACAGAGCATGCAAGGACTG TTGCACGGTCAGCTTAGTTACAAAGCACCAGCCATACATGGGTGTTTTGACATTCAGGACAATCTGCAAGATATG GAACATTCAATTGGCTCCTCACAGTTTCTCAATAATGCACCAAAGCATCTACATAATAAGCAGCTTTCTCGGCAGTTGGAAAGATAG